Proteins from one Cicer arietinum cultivar CDC Frontier isolate Library 1 chromosome 3, Cicar.CDCFrontier_v2.0, whole genome shotgun sequence genomic window:
- the LOC101508207 gene encoding uncharacterized protein produces the protein MEKKRSKGSFFSLFDWNAKSRKKLVWNNPTLPEVSRQGKENVETLPESQFNRIKVDENGASPSNIASGDFNCTLSVCSDEGCGSKAPGLVARLMGLDSLPNSEIGELSCTSLYGSNSYGASHCNVSALRSMDDLRRADYINTPLKPEKSSWDAMESRAYKMENRPIKRFQTEMLPPKSAKPVPVTHNRLLSPIKNTGFLPPKNAAHIMEAAAKIIDGSPQPYMRNRRSSAGPSSVPLRILDLKERLEAGQYAPMPENLVNLRNANPSNVKPGERSCNNLYKCTSSLKGSRDSEKRSSCHSASKGKSGSLAMQAKNNGQHRDTLVSNGNRKYMKQKEQNEMKSNQLTRSQKPITNRSLPQKTCANRNSNVLVQNNQKQNSMTSKGKSTSKIDSNKPTPRASSSESSTGIRKATNKSAATNVSIQPKRSSSRAMDNRKEFPPSKTHSISQKKKYNSSGVPEARSPENARNNFEKKSIRCNFTTDGSIDQDAFNMNESNDVISFTFTSPLKRSMPESLSSTEQVMETRTRFGVDSLGHGDNLHPRKLSLSPTHMIDSDALSVLLEQKLQELTSRLNLSQCTLASDGPSTGLRSSLQDKAFSIVNTITKEQDEMFSDKLDGVHTYQCCSSDDPVLKMNQQLQTSEVRDSCCGNRESGNDLGCQHSNAVAVFQAPSVSESYLDSEDSTYGSTAYSSMQDEEVSNMESESLENEATWSEESSSISMGHNVAVTQISGIPNMVDVKLSSNMELEYVQNILGNAEFMAEEFVMGRTNTVIMPNLFDLLENHQSTRSSYCEEEYSKLERKVLFDYVSECLELRCEQAFVGRCKAWPKWVTSIQKKNILAEELYKEMVSFKNMEEVMVDELVCKDMSTGYGKWLDFDFEAFEEGLEVEGDILTCLIDELVSELLIV, from the exons ATGGAGAAAAAACGTTCTAAGGGAAGTTTTTTCAGCTTGTTTGATTGGAATGCCAAATCTCGTAAGAAGCTCGTTTGGAACAATCCAACATTGCCTG AAGTTTCAAGGCAAGGAAAGGAAAATGTGGAGACCTTGCCAGAATCACAGTTCAATAGG aTAAAGGTGGATGAGAATGGAGCAAGTCCGAGTAATATTGCAAGTGGCGATTTTAACTGCACTTTGTCAGTATGTAGTGATGAAGGCTGTGGGAGTAAAGCTCCTGGGTTAGTAGCAAGACTCATGGGTTTGGATTCTTTGCCTAATTCCGAAATTGGTGAGCTTTCGTGCACTTCATTATACGGCTCCAACTCTTATGGAGCTTCTCATTGTAATGTGAGTGCCCTTCGTTCAATGGATGACCTTCGTCGTGCTGACTACATAAACACACCACTTAAGCCAGAGAAGTCTTCTTGGGATGCCATGGAATCAAGGGCGTATAAAATGGAAAACCGGCCAATAAAGAGATTTCAAACTGAAATGTTGCCTCCAAAGTCGGCTAAACCTGTTCCAGTTACTCACAATAGATTATTGTCTCCCATCAAGAATACTGGTTTTCTGCCGCCGAAGAATGCAGCTCACATAATGGAGGCGGCTGCTAAGATAATTGATGGAAGCCCTCAGCCGTATATGAGGAATAGAAGGTCATCAGCTGGGCCTTCATCTGTTCCCTTGAGAATTCTTGATTTGAAAGAGAGGTTGGAAGCTGGACAATATGCACCGATGCCTGAAAATCTAGTGAATCTGAGAAATGCCAACCCTTCAAATGTCAAGCCTGGTGAGAGGAGCTGTAATAATTTGTACAAATGTACATCGTCATTGAAGGGTTCTAGAGATTCTGAGAAACGTAGTTCTTGTCATTCAGCAAGTAAAGGAAAATCAGGTTCTCTTGCAATGCAAGCCAAAAACAATGGTCAACACAGAGACACATTGGTTTCAAATGGTAATAGGAAATATATGAAGCAGAAAGAACAGAATGAGATGAAGTCAAACCAGCTCACAAGAAGCCAGAAACCAATTACAAACCGATCATTGCCGCAGAAAACGTGTGCAAACCGTAATAGCAATGTGTTGGTACAGAATAATCAAAAGCAAAATAGCATGACTTCCAAAGGTAAGTCAACTTCAAAAATAGATTCCAACAAGCCAACACCACGGGCTTCATCTTCAGAAAGTTCTACTGGAATTAGGAAGGCAACAAACAAGAGTGCTGCTACAAATGTCAGTATTCAGCCTAAAAGGTCAAGCTCTAGGGCAATGGATAACCGAAAGGAGTTTCCCCCTTCCAAAACTCATAGTATTTCCCAAAAGAAAAAGTATAACAGCAGTGGTGTTCCTGAGGCAAGAAGTCCTGAGAATGCAAGAAACAATTTCGAAAAGAAGTCCATAAGATGCAATTTTACAACGGATGGAAGTATTGACCAGGATGCCTTTAACATGAACGAAAGCAATGATGTTATTTCATTTACATTTACGTCTCCCTTGAAGAGAAGCATGCCTGAGTCACTATCCTCTACTGAGCAAGTGATGGAAACCAGAACTAGATTTGGTGTGGACTCTCTTGGGCATGGTGATAATCTTCACCCCAGAAAGTTATCACTTTCTCCGACACATATGATAGATAGTGATGCATTGAGTGTCCTGTTGGAGCAAAAGCTGCAAGAATTGACATCGAGACTTAACTTATCTCAATGTACCCTAGCCTCAGATGGGCCTTCTACTGGTTTGAGATCTAGTTTACAAGACAAAGCATTTAGTATAGTAAACACCATAACTAAGGAACAAGATGAAATGTTCAGTGATAAACTTGATGGAGTGCATACCTATCAATGTTGTTCAAGTGATGATCCAGTGCTTAAAATGAATCAGCAACTGCAG ACATCAGAAGTAAGAGATAGCTGTTGCGGAAACCGTGAAAGTGGAAACGATTTAGGTTGTCAGCATTCCAATGCTGTTGCGGTTTTTCAAGCTCCTTCTGTCAGTGAAAGTTACTTGGATAGTGAAGACAGTACATATG GCAGCACAGCTTATTCTTCTATGCAAGATGAAGAAGTATCAAACATGGAATCCGAATCACTTGAAAATGAGGCGACGTGGTCAGAGGAAAGCTCTTCCATATCTATGGGACACAATGTGGCTGTCACACAAATAAGTGGAATACCAAACATGGTAGATGTTAAATTATCAAGCAACATGGAACTTGAATACGTACAGAATATTCTTGGCAATGCGGAGTTTATGGCAGAAGAATTTGTTATGGGGCGAACGAATACAGTTATAATGCCAAATCTCTTTGATCTATTGGAGAATCATCAGAGTACAAGATCATCATACTGTGAAGAAGAGTATTCTAAGCTTGAAAGGAAGGTTTTATTTGACTATGTGAGTGAGTGCCTAGAGTTGAGATGTGAGCAAGCTTTTGTTGGAAGGTGCAAAGCATGGCCTAAGTGGGTGACATCCATTCAGAAGAAGAACATCTTGGCAGAAGAATTATACAAGGAGATGGTGAGTTTTAAAAACATGGAAGAGGTAATGGTGGATGAGCTTGTTTGCAAGGACATGAGCACTGGATATGGGAAATGGCTTGACTTTGACTTTGAAGCATTTGAAGAGGGGTTAGAGGTTGAAGGAGACATACtaacatgtttgattgatgaATTGGTTTCTGAGTTGTTAATTGTTTAA
- the LOC101508532 gene encoding probable protein disulfide-isomerase A6, which produces MWSSNSMMMVLCVGSIAIIFLISTASANDVVVLTEDNFEKEVGKDRGALVEFYAPWCGHCKKLAPEYEKLATSFKKTNTILIGKVDCDEHKSVCTKYGVSGYPTVQWFPKASLKPKKFEGARTAEALAAFVNIEGGTNVKIPSVPSSVVVLTPDNFDEIALDETKDVLVEFYAPWCGHCKALAYTYEKIAAVFRMEEEVVIANVDADEYKDLAEKYGVAAYPSLKFFPKNNKAGEDFVGGHDLDDFVAFINEKCGTNRDEQGQLTSKAGIVASLDNLVKEFMSADDDEKKVVFSRLEEEVKKLKGSAARYGSLYLKLAKSGMEKGADYAKNESHRLERMLKKSISAEKADEFTLKKNILSTFV; this is translated from the exons ATGTGGAGTTCAAATTCAATGATGATGGTATTGTGTGTTGGAAGCATTGCTATTATATTTCTGATCTCAACTGCTTCAGCTAACGACGTCGTTGTGCTCACAGAAGACAACTTCGAAAAAGAGGTTGGCAAGGATCGTGGCGCTCTCGTTGAGTTTTATGCTCCTTG GTGTGGACACTGTAAAAAGCTAGCCCCAGAGTATGAAAAATTGGctacaagttttaaaaaaaccaatacCATTTTGATTGGGAAG GTTGATTGTGATGAACATAAAAGTGTTTGCACTAAGTATGGAGTTTCTGGTTACCCTACAGTTCAGTGGTTTCCCAAGGCATCACTAAAACCAAAGAA GTTTGAGGGTGCACGCACCGCGGAAGCCCTTGCTGCTTTTGTAAACATTGAAGGAG GTACCAATGTGAAGATACCTTCTGTTCCATCAAGTGTGGTAGTTCTCACTCCAGATAACTTCGATGAAATTGCCTTAGATGAAACAAAAGATGTTCTGGTGGAGTTCTATGCACCATG GTGTGGTCATTGCAAGGCCCTTGCTTAT ACTTATGAAAAGATTGCTGCAGTATTTAGGATGGAGGAAGAAGTAGTTATTGCGAATGTTGACGCTGACGAGTACAAAGATTTGGCTGAGAA ATATGGTGTTGCTGCCTATCCCTCGCTGAAGTTTTTCCCAAAGAACAATAAAGCTGGTGAAGATTTTGTTGGTGGTCATGATTTGGATGATTTTGTAGCTTTCATTAATGAGAAATGCGGCACCAACCGTGATGAACAGGGTCAACTTACTTCTAAG gcTGGTATAGTAGCATCTCTAGATAATTTGGTGAAGGAGTTTATGAGTGCTGATGATGATGAGAAGAAGGTTGTCTTTTCTCGACTTGAAGAGGAAGTTAAGAAACTTAAGGGTTCTGCTGCAAG ATATGGCAGCCTATACTTAAAACTTGCTAAGAGCGGTATGGAAAAAGGTGCAGACTATGCGAAGAATGAAAGTCATCGTCTAGAGCGTATGCTTAAGAAG TCAATAAGTGCAGAAAAGGCGGATGAATTTACTCTCAAGAAGAACATCTTATCTACTTTTGTTTGA
- the LOC101509063 gene encoding uncharacterized protein, producing MANTSNNVAGVDNTFRRKFDREEYLERARERERQEEEGRAKPKAKGPPVQRKPLKHRDYEVDLESRLGKTQVVTPVAPLSQQAGYYCSVCECVVKDSANYLDHINGKKHQRALGMSMRAERSSLKQVQERFENLKKRKDLGSFTEQDFDERILKQQQEEEERKRLRREKKKEKKKEAVEEPETDPDVAALMGFGGFRSSNKK from the exons ATGGCTAACACCAGCAACAAT GTCGCTGGGGTTGACAACACATTCAGAAGAAAATTCGATCGTGAAGAGTATCTCGAACGAGCTCGGGAGCGTGAGAGACAG GAGGAAGAGGGTCGAGCAAAACCTAAAG CTAAAGGTCCTCCAGTGCAGAGGAAGCCCTTGAAACATAGAGATTATGAAGTAGACCTCGAATCCCGGTTGGGAAAGACTCAG GTTGTAACGCCGGTTGCACCACTAAGCCAACAG GCTGGATATTACTGCTCAGTTTGTGAGTGTGTGGTGAAGGACTCTGCAAACTACTTGGATCATATTAATGGAAAGAAAC ATCAAAGAGCGTTGGGCATGTCTATGCGAGCTGAACGTTCTTCTCTCAAACAG GTTCAGGAACGGTTTGAAAATCTTAAGAAACGTAAAGACCTTGGAAGCTTTACTGAGCAAG ATTTTGACGAAAGGATTTTAAAACAGCAAcaagaagaggaagaaagaaAGCGACTGCGTcgggaaaagaaaaaagaaaag AAGAAGGAGGCTGTGGAAGAACCTGAAACCGATCCTGATGTTGCTGCCTTGATGGGGTTTGGTGGTTTCCGGTCATCAAACAAAAAGTGA